The proteins below are encoded in one region of Candidatus Methylomirabilota bacterium:
- a CDS encoding amidohydrolase family protein, with protein MGPIDVHAHYIPPGFLEAVQREPARYGVGLERASDGRLRFFFPDQGLRWFPYDTITHLPTALRYLVDLVGVERIVLGSDAPFDIRDPAPVESVRKAGLGEASARAILDTNPARLFALAPRQ; from the coding sequence ATGGGCCCCATCGACGTCCACGCGCACTACATTCCGCCCGGCTTCCTGGAGGCGGTCCAACGTGAGCCCGCCCGGTACGGCGTCGGCCTCGAGCGGGCCAGCGACGGCCGGCTGCGCTTTTTCTTCCCCGATCAGGGCCTCCGGTGGTTCCCCTACGACACGATCACCCATCTGCCGACGGCGCTCCGCTATCTCGTCGACCTCGTCGGCGTCGAGCGGATCGTGCTCGGCAGCGACGCCCCCTTCGACATCCGCGACCCGGCGCCGGTCGAGAGCGTTCGCAAGGCCGGGTTGGGCGAGGCGAGCGCGCGCGCGATCCTCGACACGAATCCAGCGCGCCTCTTCGCTCTCGCCCCGCGTCAGTGA
- a CDS encoding ABC transporter substrate-binding protein, with amino-acid sequence MIQVSPLKVIVFPGGFNWPLWTGQALGFFARHGLEITLTPTPNSVVQLTSLIAGDVDIAITAIDNVIAYQEGQGEVPVGAAPDLFAFMGGDHGFLRLIVQPEIRTYADLRGQVLSVDAMTTGFAFVLRKMLELGGLEEGEYSLVRAGGVRERWNALKDKRHAGTLLLTPFELLAESIGLRRLGNAVDVIGPYQGHLGATRRSWARDHAAELVAFIRAYRASLAWLFDPAHRAEAVGILRRNAPDMPAEIAQRAYDVLLSPVQGFQPQAKLDVEGIRTVLRLRSEYGRPRKELTDPTRYYNLTYYDRAGAKA; translated from the coding sequence ATGATACAAGTCTCGCCCCTGAAGGTGATCGTCTTCCCCGGGGGCTTCAACTGGCCGCTCTGGACGGGACAGGCGCTGGGCTTCTTCGCCCGCCACGGTCTGGAGATCACGCTCACGCCGACGCCGAACTCGGTCGTCCAGCTCACCAGCCTGATCGCCGGCGACGTCGACATCGCCATCACCGCCATCGACAACGTCATCGCCTATCAGGAGGGCCAGGGCGAGGTGCCGGTCGGCGCCGCGCCCGATCTGTTCGCCTTCATGGGCGGCGATCACGGGTTTCTCCGACTGATCGTGCAGCCGGAGATTCGGACCTACGCCGATCTTCGCGGCCAGGTGCTCTCGGTCGACGCCATGACCACGGGCTTCGCCTTCGTGCTCCGAAAGATGCTGGAGCTGGGCGGCCTCGAGGAGGGGGAGTACTCGCTCGTGCGAGCCGGCGGCGTCCGCGAGCGGTGGAACGCCCTCAAGGACAAGCGCCACGCGGGGACGCTCCTGCTCACGCCCTTCGAGCTCCTGGCCGAATCGATCGGCTTGCGGAGGCTCGGTAATGCCGTCGACGTCATCGGCCCCTACCAGGGCCATCTCGGCGCCACCCGGCGCTCGTGGGCCCGCGACCACGCCGCGGAGCTGGTCGCCTTCATCCGGGCCTATCGGGCGAGCCTGGCCTGGCTCTTCGACCCCGCCCACCGCGCGGAAGCGGTGGGGATCCTCCGGCGGAATGCGCCGGACATGCCGGCCGAGATCGCCCAGCGCGCCTACGACGTGCTGCTGTCGCCCGTGCAGGGCTTCCAGCCTCAGGCGAAGCTCGACGTTGAAGGGATCAGGACGGTCCTGAGGCTCCGGAGCGAGTACGGACGGCCGCGGAAGGAGCTGACCGACCCGACGCGCTACTACAACCTCACGTATTACGACCGCGCCGGCGCGAAGGCCTGA